From one Lysinibacillus sp. G4S2 genomic stretch:
- a CDS encoding isochorismate synthase: MQQKWYQATEVEVDSLGQSLHFYMETIEVSRLSALAFYAAGEERYKGERFYWQNREKTMTLVGLGHAYTIQNNAKNDRFDAVEAEWKSLTKNCVKGQSELQPILFGGFTFDPQNDVAGEWTDFPEAYFALATYQLVIRDDKAFVSIHLITKNQQAEAQFEVLRKERDHLIHAAQVKEVKTYSKPEVTSYFEPYKEPYLASIDQVTALIKQKKADKVVIARSLALQFKEQVSSPQVLSQIIHEQPESYLFGLERQELLFFGASPERLVKVEKGRAFSSCVAGSIKRGKTAEEDEAYGQSLLNDSKNGGEHQYVVDMIAETFRKNCIEMKIPVSPRLLKIRDIQHLYTPVEGQLNNEATILQLTKSLHPTPALGGVPRKEAMAAIRKYEPMNRGLYAAPIGWVDAEGNGEFAVAIRSAALLKDKAYLYAGGGIVADSESQSEYEETLVKFRPMLRALGGQLHE, from the coding sequence ATGCAACAGAAGTGGTACCAAGCCACAGAGGTAGAAGTGGACTCTTTGGGCCAAAGCCTTCATTTTTATATGGAAACAATTGAAGTAAGTCGCTTATCGGCGCTCGCATTTTATGCTGCGGGCGAGGAGCGTTATAAAGGTGAACGATTTTATTGGCAAAATAGAGAAAAAACGATGACATTAGTAGGGCTAGGACATGCCTATACGATTCAAAATAACGCCAAAAATGATCGCTTTGATGCAGTAGAAGCGGAATGGAAAAGTTTAACGAAAAACTGTGTAAAGGGTCAGAGCGAGCTACAGCCAATTTTGTTTGGTGGATTTACATTTGATCCACAAAATGATGTGGCTGGTGAGTGGACAGACTTTCCAGAGGCTTATTTTGCATTAGCAACATATCAGCTTGTCATACGAGATGACAAAGCATTTGTAAGCATTCATCTCATTACAAAAAATCAGCAAGCAGAGGCTCAATTTGAAGTACTACGTAAAGAGCGAGATCATTTAATTCATGCTGCTCAAGTAAAAGAAGTGAAAACGTATTCAAAGCCAGAAGTAACAAGTTATTTCGAGCCATATAAGGAGCCATATTTAGCTTCGATTGACCAAGTAACAGCATTGATTAAGCAGAAGAAGGCAGATAAAGTCGTTATTGCGCGATCATTGGCATTGCAATTTAAAGAACAAGTCTCTTCACCACAGGTACTATCACAAATTATTCATGAACAGCCAGAGAGCTATTTATTTGGTTTAGAGCGTCAAGAATTATTGTTCTTTGGTGCGTCCCCTGAACGTCTTGTAAAAGTAGAAAAGGGCCGCGCCTTTTCATCTTGTGTTGCGGGCTCTATTAAACGCGGTAAGACAGCAGAGGAAGATGAAGCCTACGGACAAAGCTTATTAAATGATTCGAAAAATGGTGGCGAGCATCAATATGTTGTCGATATGATTGCGGAAACTTTCCGTAAAAATTGTATTGAGATGAAAATACCAGTTAGCCCTCGTTTACTAAAAATTAGAGATATACAACATTTATATACACCTGTTGAAGGTCAGTTAAATAATGAGGCAACAATTTTACAACTGACAAAATCTTTGCATCCAACGCCAGCTTTAGGTGGTGTACCAAGGAAAGAGGCAATGGCAGCTATACGTAAGTATGAGCCTATGAATCGTGGCCTTTACGCAGCTCCAATTGGTTGGGTAGATGCTGAAGGAAATGGGGAATTTGCAGTGGCCATTCGTTCGGCTGCGTTATTAAAGGATAAAGCTTATTTATACGCTGGTGGCGGTATTGTTGCAGATTCAGAGTCACAATCTGAATATGAGGAAACATTAGTGAAATTCCGTCCGATGCTTCGTGCGCTAGGAGGACAATTACATGAATGA
- a CDS encoding 1,4-dihydroxy-2-naphthoate polyprenyltransferase, protein MTKVIEADRGFKVWWHLTRPHTLTASFVPVFLGTAIALAIEKQTIGFGLFFAMLIASMLIQAATNMFNEYYDYKLGLDNEHSVGIGGTIVRHGVQPKTIMIIALSFYAIAMLLGIYICASTSWWLAAVGLVCMLIGFLYTGGPYPIAYSPFGELVSGAVMGMGIVLIAFYIQALTVTLDAVLLSVPSMILVGAIMLSNNIRDIVGDTEGGRKTLAILVGRDNAISVLSGFFVVSYLWVIALVAIDGITFWALLIFLSVPKPLRAIQIFRDKKEAKEVMPAMKFTAQTNTFFGFLLAIGLLIQYFFY, encoded by the coding sequence ATGACCAAAGTCATTGAAGCTGATAGGGGTTTTAAAGTTTGGTGGCATTTAACACGTCCACATACTTTAACCGCTTCATTCGTTCCAGTATTTTTAGGAACAGCAATTGCCCTAGCAATTGAAAAACAAACAATAGGTTTTGGACTATTTTTTGCTATGCTTATTGCAAGTATGCTTATACAAGCAGCAACAAATATGTTCAATGAATATTACGATTACAAATTAGGACTAGACAATGAACATTCTGTCGGTATTGGCGGAACTATTGTGCGTCACGGTGTCCAACCAAAAACAATTATGATCATTGCCTTAAGCTTTTATGCAATCGCTATGCTACTTGGCATATACATATGTGCCTCTACCTCTTGGTGGCTTGCTGCAGTAGGGCTTGTTTGTATGCTTATTGGTTTTTTATATACTGGAGGACCCTACCCTATAGCTTATTCACCATTCGGAGAACTTGTATCTGGCGCTGTTATGGGGATGGGTATTGTCTTAATAGCCTTTTATATTCAAGCGCTTACTGTGACACTTGATGCTGTTTTACTTTCAGTACCAAGTATGATTTTAGTCGGTGCCATCATGCTATCCAATAATATCCGTGATATCGTTGGTGATACAGAGGGTGGTCGAAAAACACTTGCTATTTTAGTAGGTCGTGATAATGCCATATCTGTACTTTCTGGCTTTTTTGTCGTTTCGTACTTATGGGTAATCGCTCTTGTAGCAATTGATGGTATTACCTTTTGGGCTCTACTCATTTTCTTAAGTGTTCCGAAGCCACTTCGTGCGATTCAAATTTTCCGCGATAAAAAAGAAGCCAAAGAAGTGATGCCTGCGATGAAATTTACAGCGCAAACAAATACATTCTTCGGCTTCCTCTTAGCAATAGGTTTATTAATTCAATATTTCTTTTATTAA
- the menH gene encoding 2-succinyl-6-hydroxy-2,4-cyclohexadiene-1-carboxylate synthase: MAKLMIRGLETNVEIWNEEAEQTLVALHGFTGSTDTWRNLAKALPDVRVIAIDLIGHGQTALPQQISRFSMQEQIQDIEEVCSQLELKKIMLLGYSMGGRVALSYAISYPERIEKLILESASPGLRTAKERSERCERDNALAEKIMRNGLLSFVNAWENIPLFQSQKRLPNSVQEAIRSERLSQKADGLAGSLRGIGTGAQPSYWLSLAELEFPVLLITGSFDEKFCKIALEMKALLKNVKHQTVNDAGHAIHVENPAEFATIVEEYLT; encoded by the coding sequence ATGGCAAAGCTAATGATTCGTGGACTTGAAACGAACGTGGAAATCTGGAATGAAGAAGCGGAGCAAACGCTTGTAGCCTTGCACGGTTTTACTGGCAGTACGGATACTTGGCGAAATTTAGCGAAAGCTTTGCCGGATGTAAGAGTTATTGCTATTGATTTAATTGGACATGGTCAAACAGCTCTACCTCAGCAAATTAGTCGTTTCTCTATGCAAGAGCAAATCCAAGATATAGAAGAAGTTTGTAGCCAATTAGAGCTTAAAAAAATTATGCTGCTAGGCTATTCAATGGGAGGAAGAGTTGCATTATCTTATGCAATCTCCTACCCTGAACGCATTGAAAAGCTAATTTTAGAAAGTGCTTCGCCAGGTTTACGAACTGCAAAGGAACGTTCTGAACGTTGTGAGAGGGATAACGCTCTCGCTGAAAAAATAATGCGAAATGGTTTATTATCATTTGTCAACGCATGGGAGAACATTCCTTTATTTCAATCCCAAAAGCGTTTACCCAACAGTGTACAAGAAGCGATACGGTCAGAACGACTATCTCAGAAGGCAGATGGCTTGGCGGGTAGCTTACGAGGCATTGGTACAGGGGCCCAACCGTCGTATTGGCTGTCATTAGCTGAACTTGAATTTCCTGTGCTTTTAATAACTGGCTCATTTGATGAGAAATTTTGTAAAATAGCACTGGAAATGAAAGCGTTATTAAAAAATGTTAAGCATCAAACAGTAAATGATGCTGGGCATGCAATTCATGTGGAAAATCCCGCTGAGTTTGCTACAATAGTAGAGGAGTATTTAACGTAA
- a CDS encoding dipeptidase, translating to MDIIDLHCDALLKLTTLEAVKFEDDVRLAANRGRLQLGQVNAQVFAIFINPEIPQSMQFLEVVRQIEAFHTHVLQTEGMVHITDWSQLDTLAPHEIGAILSLEGCGPIGDDLAKLSAILDAGVKLVGLTWNEVNAVAHGAEQDASLGLKPFGKEVVNLLNERDIIIDVSHLNEQSFWDVLPLAKHIIASHSNARAICDHPRNLTDAQAKALVEHGGHIHVVYFPTFIGEDATLDDLVTHVKHLAKLVGVEHLGLGSDFDGIDATVNGLAHAGEAQNLLEALREHFSDEDVRGIASNNFRRYVKNAATR from the coding sequence ATGGACATAATTGATTTACACTGCGATGCGCTATTGAAATTAACGACTTTAGAAGCAGTAAAATTTGAAGATGATGTACGGTTGGCTGCTAATCGAGGGAGATTACAATTAGGGCAAGTAAATGCACAAGTATTTGCAATTTTTATTAATCCTGAAATTCCGCAAAGTATGCAATTTTTAGAGGTAGTGCGTCAAATAGAAGCATTTCATACACATGTATTACAGACTGAGGGCATGGTGCATATTACGGATTGGTCGCAATTAGACACTTTAGCTCCACATGAAATTGGTGCCATTCTAAGCTTAGAGGGTTGTGGCCCAATCGGCGACGATTTAGCAAAGCTTTCTGCTATATTAGATGCTGGTGTGAAGCTTGTTGGACTAACGTGGAATGAAGTAAATGCTGTAGCCCACGGTGCTGAACAGGATGCAAGTCTTGGCTTAAAACCATTTGGTAAAGAAGTAGTAAACTTGCTAAATGAACGAGATATTATTATCGATGTTTCTCATTTAAATGAACAGAGCTTTTGGGATGTGTTGCCACTAGCGAAGCATATAATTGCTAGCCATAGTAATGCACGTGCAATTTGTGATCATCCCCGAAATTTAACAGATGCTCAGGCAAAAGCACTTGTAGAGCATGGAGGGCATATTCATGTCGTTTACTTCCCGACTTTTATCGGTGAAGATGCTACGTTGGATGACTTAGTTACACATGTGAAGCATCTAGCGAAATTAGTAGGAGTGGAGCATCTTGGACTAGGCTCAGACTTTGACGGGATAGATGCTACTGTAAATGGATTGGCACACGCTGGAGAGGCACAAAATTTACTAGAGGCGTTACGTGAACATTTTTCAGACGAAGATGTTCGTGGTATTGCAAGTAATAATTTTAGACGCTATGTAAAAAATGCAGCAACCCGTTAA
- the menD gene encoding 2-succinyl-5-enolpyruvyl-6-hydroxy-3-cyclohexene-1-carboxylic-acid synthase — MNEREILTDYVYKMVASLVQAGVENVVVSPGSRSTPLAYAFASTKQLHMYRQVDERSAAFFALGIAKATAKPVVLLCTSGTAAANYFPAIVEASYARVPLIVITADRPHELREVGAPQAINQPNLYGTNVKWSVDFPLADGAAPTLPFIERHIARAVAMAMSAPFGPVHINVPFREPLLIDFREELPEATFKHSSIAQLMPSVATQQELSEILSATKRGFVIIGELALGTDLTMMWEFVRRLKWPVIVESLSNMRASVPEDCLPYMITTYDAIMKSEDFKALVEPDTVLRLGAQPVSKFIMQFITKSQPNAYIVVDEDPMFRDSTSVSTHFIHASIGEWLTQLEISGTALDAEYLAEWQDANDIALEYIEHYADAAIDEGAMVSRLLKMIPNGSDIFVSSSMPVRDIDTFLMATSKDIRIVANRGTNGIDGVVSTAMGFSQGNNRETYLLIGDLAFLHDVNGLIASRYQECNLTIIVMNNDGGGIFSYLPQSTVEAHYEDLFGTPTALEFFDIANMYGMDYIRVDDISELSVKFTTMKKRPMRLIEIFTDREENVYAHRALWNRINAGLKAWQS; from the coding sequence ATGAATGAACGGGAAATTTTAACGGACTATGTTTATAAAATGGTAGCATCATTAGTGCAAGCTGGTGTAGAAAACGTTGTTGTCAGCCCAGGATCACGTTCAACACCTTTAGCTTATGCATTTGCTTCAACGAAACAGCTTCATATGTATCGTCAGGTTGATGAGCGATCGGCTGCCTTTTTTGCGCTAGGAATTGCAAAGGCTACCGCGAAACCTGTTGTTCTTTTGTGCACATCGGGAACAGCTGCGGCAAACTATTTTCCTGCTATTGTTGAGGCAAGCTATGCTCGTGTACCGTTAATTGTGATCACAGCTGATCGTCCACATGAACTGCGAGAGGTGGGTGCACCACAGGCTATTAATCAGCCAAATTTATATGGTACGAATGTCAAATGGAGCGTGGATTTCCCGCTGGCTGATGGTGCTGCACCAACATTACCGTTTATCGAGCGTCATATTGCACGTGCGGTAGCAATGGCAATGAGCGCACCATTTGGACCAGTGCATATTAATGTGCCGTTCCGAGAACCTTTGTTGATTGATTTTCGAGAAGAGCTTCCAGAAGCAACATTTAAGCACAGTAGTATAGCTCAGTTAATGCCTTCAGTGGCGACTCAACAGGAGCTATCGGAAATTTTAAGTGCGACTAAAAGAGGCTTTGTGATTATAGGTGAGCTAGCACTTGGTACAGATTTAACAATGATGTGGGAGTTTGTTCGCCGATTAAAATGGCCAGTCATTGTCGAGAGTTTATCGAATATGCGAGCTTCTGTCCCAGAGGATTGTCTACCATATATGATCACAACGTACGATGCAATTATGAAGAGTGAGGATTTTAAAGCATTAGTTGAACCAGATACGGTACTACGTTTAGGAGCACAACCTGTTTCTAAATTTATTATGCAGTTTATTACAAAATCACAGCCTAATGCTTATATTGTTGTTGATGAAGATCCGATGTTCCGCGATTCTACAAGCGTGTCTACTCATTTTATTCACGCAAGTATTGGTGAGTGGCTCACTCAATTAGAAATCTCTGGAACAGCATTAGATGCAGAGTATTTAGCTGAGTGGCAGGATGCTAATGATATAGCTTTAGAGTATATTGAGCATTATGCTGACGCTGCAATCGACGAGGGAGCAATGGTAAGCCGATTACTGAAAATGATCCCTAATGGCAGTGATATTTTTGTTAGTAGCAGTATGCCAGTACGTGATATTGATACGTTTTTAATGGCGACATCGAAGGATATTCGCATTGTTGCGAATCGTGGAACGAATGGTATTGATGGTGTCGTTTCAACTGCAATGGGCTTTAGTCAAGGAAATAACCGTGAAACCTATTTGCTTATTGGCGATTTAGCCTTTTTACATGATGTCAACGGTCTTATTGCTTCAAGATATCAGGAATGCAACCTAACAATAATCGTTATGAATAATGATGGCGGCGGTATTTTCTCTTATTTACCACAATCCACAGTTGAGGCACATTATGAAGATTTATTCGGGACACCGACTGCCCTAGAATTCTTTGATATTGCCAACATGTACGGAATGGACTATATACGCGTAGACGATATTTCAGAGCTATCAGTAAAGTTCACTACTATGAAGAAACGACCAATGCGCTTAATCGAAATTTTCACAGATAGAGAGGAAAATGTTTATGCGCATCGTGCACTTTGGAATCGCATTAATGCGGGGTTAAAAGCATGGCAAAGCTAA
- a CDS encoding NAD(P)H-binding protein yields the protein MNSPYKIAIIGGTGKVGRHIATHAIQKGYHVRMLVRNPERLLVKNEKIEIVKGQVQDINSIRELLKDCKIVINTFGQPTKGEQIYSKVTKNILDVMKDLNISRYIGVSGGSLTIHEDKKSILNRFGAKIFEVFLPKMMQDKKLEWEILLHNKQINWTLIRLPFVKDSLKSYQIMENLTDMPGTKITNQDIATFIIDQVNNTQYIHKAPFISN from the coding sequence ATGAATAGCCCTTATAAGATAGCTATAATTGGAGGAACAGGGAAAGTAGGAAGACATATAGCAACTCATGCCATACAGAAAGGATACCATGTTCGGATGCTTGTAAGAAATCCAGAAAGGTTGTTAGTTAAAAATGAGAAAATTGAAATAGTGAAAGGGCAAGTACAAGATATAAATAGTATCCGAGAGCTTCTTAAAGATTGTAAAATCGTCATTAATACATTTGGTCAACCAACTAAAGGAGAACAAATATATAGCAAAGTAACTAAAAATATTCTTGATGTAATGAAAGATTTAAACATTAGTCGTTATATAGGTGTGTCGGGTGGTTCTTTAACTATTCATGAGGACAAAAAGAGCATTTTGAATCGTTTTGGAGCAAAAATATTTGAAGTTTTCTTGCCAAAAATGATGCAGGATAAAAAATTAGAATGGGAAATTTTATTACATAATAAACAGATCAACTGGACATTAATTAGATTGCCATTTGTAAAAGATAGTTTAAAATCATATCAGATCATGGAAAACCTTACTGATATGCCTGGTACAAAAATTACTAATCAAGATATAGCCACCTTTATCATTGATCAAGTAAATAACACGCAGTACATACACAAAGCACCGTTCATCTCCAATTAG
- a CDS encoding TraR/DksA C4-type zinc finger protein has translation MNPQVMEKLKKQLEQELQEIEKQLEESERPQATELSNYDNHPADNASDLTDHLTEMVIDEHRSDNAEEIKRALQAMEEGTYGKCAVCGEEIPIGRLEAMPKALTCVEHAEQKDDGLRPVEEDVLSSTPKSDDFIELEEFGSSDTPQDKS, from the coding sequence TTGAACCCACAAGTAATGGAGAAGTTAAAAAAGCAATTAGAGCAGGAACTACAGGAAATAGAAAAGCAACTTGAGGAATCGGAACGTCCGCAAGCGACAGAGCTATCTAATTATGATAATCATCCGGCTGACAATGCGAGTGATTTAACGGATCATCTAACGGAAATGGTAATTGATGAGCATCGCAGTGACAATGCTGAGGAAATAAAGCGCGCACTGCAAGCGATGGAGGAGGGTACATATGGCAAATGCGCTGTATGTGGCGAAGAGATTCCGATTGGTCGCTTAGAGGCTATGCCGAAAGCATTGACGTGTGTAGAGCATGCGGAGCAAAAAGATGACGGTTTAAGACCAGTGGAAGAAGATGTATTGTCTTCAACACCAAAATCGGATGATTTCATAGAGCTTGAGGAATTCGGCTCTTCTGATACACCTCAAGATAAAAGTTAG
- the menB gene encoding 1,4-dihydroxy-2-naphthoyl-CoA synthase, with protein sequence MTRQWTSLHTYEDIKYEFYNGIAKITINRPEVRNAFRPKTVMEMIDAFSRARDDKNVGVIILTGEGEHAFCSGGDQKVRGHGGYVGEDEIPRLNVLDLQRLIRVIPKPVVAMVAGYAIGGGHVLHVVCDLTIAADNARFGQTGPKVGSFDAGYGSGYLARIIGHKKAREIWYLCRQYDAQQALDMGLVNTVVPYEQLEDETVQWCEEMLEMSPTALRFLKAAMNADTDGLAGLQQMAGDATLLYYTTDEAKEGRDAFKEKRQPDFGQFPRFP encoded by the coding sequence ATGACACGTCAATGGACAAGTTTACATACTTATGAAGACATTAAGTATGAGTTCTATAACGGTATCGCAAAAATTACGATTAACCGTCCAGAAGTACGCAACGCGTTCCGACCAAAAACGGTAATGGAAATGATCGATGCTTTTTCACGTGCGCGTGATGACAAAAATGTTGGAGTTATCATATTAACTGGTGAAGGTGAACATGCCTTCTGTTCAGGTGGAGACCAAAAAGTACGCGGTCATGGCGGCTATGTTGGTGAAGATGAAATCCCACGTCTAAACGTCCTTGATTTACAACGTTTAATCCGTGTTATTCCAAAACCTGTAGTAGCGATGGTTGCAGGCTATGCAATCGGTGGAGGACACGTATTACACGTTGTCTGTGACTTAACAATTGCTGCTGACAACGCTCGTTTTGGACAAACTGGACCAAAAGTTGGTTCATTCGATGCTGGTTATGGCTCAGGCTATCTTGCACGTATCATTGGTCATAAAAAGGCGCGTGAAATTTGGTACCTTTGCCGTCAATATGATGCACAGCAAGCACTTGATATGGGATTAGTTAACACAGTTGTTCCTTACGAGCAACTTGAAGATGAAACTGTACAATGGTGTGAAGAAATGCTAGAAATGTCTCCAACTGCTCTACGCTTCTTAAAAGCAGCGATGAATGCAGATACAGACGGTTTAGCAGGTCTTCAACAAATGGCTGGCGACGCTACTCTTCTTTATTACACAACAGATGAAGCTAAAGAAGGTCGTGACGCATTTAAAGAAAAACGTCAACCAGATTTCGGTCAATTCCCAAGATTCCCTTGA
- a CDS encoding MerR family transcriptional regulator: MEYTIQELAQLSGVSTRTLRYYDEIGLLRPARTNEAGYRFYGQFEVDMLQQILFYRALDMKLATIQEIIQAPDFQHTEALKTHRAALLKRKEQLEKILQTVEKTIQSIEEEQPMTNEEKFNGFKEKLIEENEKQYGQEIRAKYGNETVEASNAKVMNMTEEQYEAMQQLEQQLFDRLKEAMEIGDTKNDVAMEVAELHKRWLSFSWSQYSKEAHAGIAQMYIADERFTAYYDERVSQGAAQFLHDAIINFALA; encoded by the coding sequence ATGGAATATACAATTCAAGAGCTTGCCCAATTGTCTGGGGTTAGTACAAGAACACTGCGTTATTACGATGAAATTGGATTACTGAGGCCAGCAAGAACCAATGAAGCAGGCTATCGATTTTATGGACAGTTTGAGGTTGATATGCTCCAGCAAATTTTATTTTATAGAGCATTAGATATGAAGCTAGCAACAATTCAGGAAATTATTCAAGCACCTGATTTTCAACATACAGAAGCACTCAAAACGCATCGTGCTGCTTTACTAAAGCGCAAGGAGCAGCTTGAAAAGATATTACAAACAGTGGAAAAAACAATTCAATCTATTGAGGAGGAACAGCCAATGACAAATGAAGAGAAATTTAATGGATTTAAAGAGAAGCTAATCGAAGAAAATGAAAAGCAATATGGTCAAGAAATTCGTGCAAAATATGGTAACGAAACAGTTGAAGCGTCGAATGCTAAGGTGATGAATATGACAGAAGAGCAGTATGAGGCAATGCAGCAGCTAGAACAGCAATTATTTGATCGTTTAAAAGAAGCGATGGAGATTGGCGATACCAAAAATGATGTGGCAATGGAGGTAGCAGAGCTTCATAAGCGTTGGCTAAGCTTTTCGTGGTCACAATATTCTAAAGAGGCACATGCTGGTATAGCGCAGATGTATATAGCAGATGAACGATTTACAGCTTATTATGATGAGCGCGTTTCTCAGGGAGCCGCACAATTTTTACATGATGCTATAATCAATTTCGCCTTAGCGTAA